The Candidatus Hydrogenisulfobacillus filiaventi sequence GCCCAATTGGTGGCAGGGGCCATGAGCGGCAGCGCCGGCCTGGCCGCCGCCGCGGCACCGGCCCCGGCCGGCGTGTCCGCCACTGCGGCAGAGTCTATTGCGGTGAAGGCGGTCGGCGGCGGGCAGGCGGTGTCGGTGGTCCGCACCCGGGAGCAGGGCCAGGTGGTCTATAACGTGCAGGTGGAGGCCCAGGGCCGGCGCTTTGCCGTGAAGGTCAACCTGAACGGGCAGGTGGTGGCCAAGGCGCCGGAAACGGAGGAACAGGGGGAGGTGGCCGTCTCCACCTCTACCGTGAGCGTGCCGCCCGCCACGTCCCTGACGGCCGGGGCCTCGCTTTCCGCCGGGGCCGCGGCGGCCGCGAAGACGGCCTTAGCCGCGGTGGGTGGCGGCCAGGTGGTGTCGGTGCGGGCGGAGGGCGACAGCGGGCACTGGGTGGTGACGGTGGCCGACCAGGGGCAGCGGTTCATCGTCAAGCTGAACGCCCAGGGGGCCATCCTCACCCTGCGCACGGAAGCGAGCGGGGAGGCTCAGGCCCCCGGTCAGACCCAGGCCGGCGACAGCTGGGACCTGCAGCTGCCGGGAGCCGGCTCCGGTGCCCAGGGGCAGGCCCAGGCCGGGGTGAGCGCGCTGCCGCCGGGTATCCAGGCGACCCTGAGCGGGCAGGTGCCGGGTCTGCTGCGGGCGCATCTGCACGACCACCTCAAGGCGGAACAGCATGGTCACGGGGTGGACGTAAAGGACCTGCTCGACCTGCAGGCGGGCGGAGGAGAGTAGGGGCGGCATCACAGGCCGCGGGGACTCCCGGCTGCGGGGCCGGGGGTCCCCGCGGTTTGCATGCCCAGGGCCCCGGCGACAGCGGCGACGGCCGTCCGGGCGCTGGCGATGCAGTCCGGCACGCCCGGCCCGTCATAGGCGGCTCCCGCCACCGCTAGACCCGGCCAGGCCTGCAGGCGTTCCCGGATCTCCCGCACCCGCTCTACATGACCCACCAGGTATTGCGGCAGCGCCCGCCGCCAGCGGAAAAGCACGTGATAGGCGGGGGCGGCGGTGAGGCCCATGGTCGCGGCCAGGTCGTGCAGGGCCAGGCCCAGCAGGCCCTGGTCGTCCAGCTCCGCCACGTCCGGTCCGCCGGTGCGGCCCAGAAAGGCCCGCAACGGCACCAGTTCCGACTGGTGGCGGTGGCGCCATTTGGCGCTGAGCCAGGTGACGGCGGTGGTGCTGAACCCGCTGTCGCGGGGAATCAGGTAGCCGGTCTTATCGAGGGGGCGGGGGATGGCCTCAGGGGCGTAACCCAGGCCCACCACCGCCAGGCTGCTGTAGGGAATGCGGTCGTGCAGCGCCCCCAGCCGCGGGTCGAGGGCCCCCAGCAGGCGGGCGGTGACATAGGCGGGCGTAGCCAGGATGACCCCCTCGAAGGACCGCCCGGACCCCCCGGCCAGCCCCAGCCGGTAGCCGCGGCCTTCGCGGCTGATGCTCTCCACCGGGTGACCCCGCAGCAGTTCCGCCCCGGCTGCGGTCAGGCGCGCTACCAGGGTGTCGATCAGGGTGTCGAGGCCGGTATCCAGGGTCTGAAACAGGCTGGGTGGCGGGCTGGCGGGGTCACGGGCCGGGGCGGGGGGGCCGCTGCGGCTGAGGCCCAGGATGAGGCTGCGGGAGCGGTGTTCAATCTCGGCCAGGCGGGGGAAGGTGGCGGCCAGACTGAGCTGGTCGATGTCGGCGGCGTAGATGCCGGACAGCATGGGCTCCGCCAGGCGGACCACCACCTCCTCCCCGAAGCGGCGGCGCAGGAACCAGCCCACGGACACATCCCGCCCGTCCCGTGGCAGCACCCGGGGCAGCCACAGGTCCCAGCTGGCCCGGAACTTGCCCCAGGGGGAGAGCAGGCCGCTGCGGACCAGGGGGCCCAGGTCACTGGGGATGCCCGCCTGCATGCCGGCCGGGATGGGGTGCAGGCGGCCGTGGTGGTAGATATAGGCGCCCCGGATGTCGGGGCGGGTGCCGATAAGGTGCTCGCCCAGCCCGACCGCCCGGCAGAGCTCGCGGGCTTCAGGCTTGCGGGCCAGGAAGGAGTCCGGCCCGCCCTCGATGACCAGGCCGGAGCGGCGGTCGGTGCGGATGAGGCCGCCGAAGCGGTCCCGGCTCTCCAGCACGGTGACGCGCACGCGCCCCCGCTGCAGGAGCGGGACCCACTCCCAGGCCGCCGCCAGGCCGGCGATGCCGCCGCCGACAATTGCAATGCGCAACGGATCGGTTGCCATAGGCTTCCCCTTGCAGGCCGGAGCCAGTCCCCGGCCGGAATTGGTCAGACCGCCGCCGTGGCCGCCACCAGGTCGGCCAGGGCGCCGGCAAACGCGGGGTCATCGTTGGGCATGGGGGTCCGCACCAGCTCCAGGCCCAACGCCCGGGCCCGCCCGTGGGCCTCGATATCGAGGTCGTAAAGCACCTCCAGGTGATCGGCCACGAACCCGTGGGGACAGAGGATCACCTGCGGGGTACCGCGTCCCGCCTCCTGCTCCAGGATCTCGAGCACGTCCGGCCCTGCCCAGGGTTCACCGGTGCGGCCGCGGCTCTGGTAGCAGATGTCCCAGCTGCCCGCCGGCAGGCCGGCCGCGGCCGCCACCGCCGCTGCCCCCTCCGCCAGTTGCTGCGGGTAGGGATCGCCGGCCGCGAGGTACCGCGCGGGCAGGCTGTGGGCCGAGAAGTACACCCGGCTGCCGGACGGGGCGGCAGCCCACAGGGGCCGCAGGGCGTCCGCCAGCCAGCGGACATAGCCCGGATCACCGCCCCAGCCGGGAATGAGGTGCAGGCGGCTGCCCGTCCCCGCCAGGGCGGCTTCCGCCGCCGGGCGGTAGCCTTCCTCGTAGGCGAAGCGGTTGTAATGCGGGGCCAGGGCCAGGCCCACCACCAGCGGCAGCCCGGCCAGGGACTCCGCGGCCTGGGCGATGAAGGGCGGGGTGTGCAGGAACCCCACCGCCAGCCGGTAGCCCCCGGGGGACCGGGCCTCGAGGGCCGCCGCCACTCGCTCCCCCAGCCGCTGGGTCAAGGCAGGCAGGGGGGACCGGCCGCCGATGGCGGCATAGCGCCGGCGCAGTTCCTCCAGCACCGCCGGCACCGGCGGGCGCCCGTGGCGGATGTGGGCGTAAAAGGCGGCCAGGTCCGCCGGATCCTCGGCGGCTCCATGGGCCATGAACAGTACCCCCACCGGCTGCACCGGGCTCATTGCCCTGCGCCCCTTTCGTGCACCCATCGTACCAGGTCGTGCAGCCGACCGGGGTTGGTGGCCGGCAGTACGCCATGCCCCAGGTTGAAGATGTGGCCGGGCTGCCCGCCGTTGGCCGTCAGCACCGCCTGGGCCTGGTCCGTCAGCACCGGCCAGGGTGCGAGCAGGGCGGCAGGGTCGAGATTGCCCTGCACCGCCCGGTCCCCCAATCGCCGCCGGGCTTCGTCGAGAGGGATGCGCCAGTCCACGCCGACCACATCAGCCCCGGCTTCCGCCATGGCCTCCAGCAGGGTGGCGGTCCCCACCCCGAAGTAGATGCGCGGCACCTCGTACATGGCCAGTGCGTCGAAGATGCGGCGCATGTACGGTAGCACCGCCCGCCGGTAGTCAGCCGGCGCCAGCGCGCCCACCCAGGAGTCGAACACCTGCACCGCCGCCGCCCCCGCCTCGATCTGGGCAGCCAGGTGGGCTACGGTGGCCTGCACCAGCCGGGCCATCAGCGCAGCCCACAGGTCCGGCTCACCCCACATCAGGCGTTTGGTCTCCAGATACAGAGCGGAGTGGCCGCCTTCGATGAGGTAGCTGGCCAGGGTGAAGGGCGCCCCCGCGAAGCCGATCAGGGGGATGCCGTGCAGGCGGCGGACGGCCAGGCGGACGGCTTCGGCTACCTCCGGCAGCTGGCGCTCCGGCTCCAGCGGTGCCAGGCGCTCCAGGTCCTCCCGGCTGCGGAAGGGGGGGCGGACCACCGGACCCCGGCCTTCCTCCAGGGTGACCGGCGCCCCCATGGCCATCAGAGGGACGACGATGTCCGAGAAGAGGATGGCGGCGTCCACCTCCAGCTGTTCGACGGCCAGGCAGGTGACCTCGGCCGCCAGTGCGGGGTCGCGGATGAGGTCCAGGATGCTGTACCGTTGGCGCAGCGCCCGGTATTCCGGCTGATAGCGCCCGGCCTGGCGCATGAACCAGACAGGGGTGGTATCCACCGGCAGGCCCCGGCAGGCGCGCAGGAACCGGGATTGGGGTTCAGGGGAATGCACGCCATCCCTCCTCCAGGCGGCCGGGGAGCCTGCGGTGCTCCGCTGCGCCGCCCCCGTCCGGACTTGCATCCGGTATGTCAGGGGCAGTATAGCATAGAGGCGCGCCTCCGCCTGCGGGTGGGGCACAGGGGCGGATTTTTACGGCTTTTTTATCCCGCGGCGGCGGATTTTTACGGCGGATTCCCCCGCGGCCGCTACACTGGAGCAGACCGCAACCGGAGGAGGGAGGGGAAGGTCGTGCAGGACGTGGGCATGGTGCTCCTCAGCCTGGCCCTGTTCGGGCTGCTCATGGCCTTCACCTATTACCTGGAGCGCCTGTGAGGCGGGAGGCGGTGTGATGTCCCTGGGCGATGCGGCGCTCTTGTTTGTGTCGGTGCTGGTGATGGTCTATCTCCTGTACGTCATCCTGCGGCCGGACCGCTTTTAAGCCGGCCGGGCGGGATTCCTGAGGAGGCAGAGAGCCGGCGATGTCGATGGAGACGGTGATGACCTGGCTGGTGGTACTGGCGGTGTTCGCCCTCACCATCAAGCCGGTGGGCACCTACCTGGCACGGGTGGGACTGTACGAGCCCACCTTTCTCGACCGGGTGCTGAACCCCGTGGAACAGCTTATCTACCGGCTGGCGGGGACCGGACCCGAGGAGCAGATGAATGCCCGCACCTACAGCCTCGCCTTTCTGACCGCCAACCTGATTTGGATGCTGGCAGCCTACCTGCTGCTTCGCATCCAGAACCTCCTGCCCTTCAACCCCCAGCACCTGGGGCCGGTGCCCCCTGAGCTGGCCTTCAACACCGCTGCCAGTTTTGTCACCAATACCAACTGGCAGGCCTACGCCGGGGAACATACCCTGTCCTACTTCTCCCAGTTCGGGGTGCTCTCCTATTTACAATTCGTGACCCCTGCCATGGGGGCGGCGGCAGGTCTGGCCTTTCTGCGCGCGGTGTCGGGGCGGCCGCTGGGGAACTTCTGGGTGGACCTCACCCGGGTGACCACGCGCCTCTTGCTGCCGGCGGCAGTGGTGTGGACGCTGCTCCTGGTCTGGCAGGGGGTGCCGGAAACCCTGGCCCCTTACCTGCACGTGCACACCCTGACCGGCGGCACCCAGATTGTGCCCCGGGGGCCGATTGCCTCCTGGGAGGCGATTGAACACCTGGGCAACAACGGGGGCGGGTTTACCGCCGCCAACAGCGCGAATCCCCTGGAGAACCCCACCGCCGTCAGCAACATCCTGGAGATCCTGGCCATGGGCCTCTTCCCGGTAGCCTTCTTCTATGCGCTCGGGGTGATGACCGGGCGCAAGCGCTTCGCCTGGGTGCTGATCACGGTGGCGGGCATCCTGTTTGTCGTCATGCTGGCCATGGTGTACTTTCCGACCGCCGCCGGGAACCCCCTCATCCACCGGCTGACCGGGGTCAAGGGGCCCAACCTGGTGGGCCAGGAGCTCCGCTTCGGGGTCGGGGGAACCAGCCTGTTTGAGACCGCCACCATGGCTTTCACCACCGGCTCGGTGGCCAGCGCCCATGACAGCTTCCTGCCCATCCCCTCCCTGAGCTTCTTCCTGGGGATGTTCCTCAACCTGGTGTTCGGGGGCAAGGGGGTGGGCCTGCTGAACATGCTCATGTTCGTGCTCATCACCGTCTTCCTGACCGGGCTTATGGTCGGCCGTACCCCCGAGTTCCTGGGCAAGAAGATCGAGGCTAAGGAGGTTTCCCTGGCCTCCCTAGCCTTTCTGCTGCACCCCCTCCTTATCCTGACCGGCACCGCCCTGGCCGTGGCCAACCCGGCGGCCCGGGCGGGGGCCTTGAATCCCGGTCCGCAAGGCCTGAGCGAGATCCTGTACGCCTTCGCCTCCGCGGCGGCCAATAACGGCTCCGCCTTGGGCGGGCTCAACGCCGCCCTGCCGTTCTATGAAGTCGCGGTGGGGATTGTGATGGTGATCGGGCGCTACGCCTCCATCGTGGCCATGCTCTACATCGGGGAATCCCTGCTGGCCAAGCGGGCGGTGCCCGAGGGCCCCGGCACCATGCGCCTGGACACTCCGCTCTTCGCCGGGATCCTGCTGGGCACCATCATCATCGTCAACGCCCTCACCTTCTTCCCGGTGGCGGCGCTGGGCCCGTTAGCGGAGCACTACCTGCTGCTGGCCCACCACCTGTTCTCGTGAGTCGAGGAGGCACAGCTTGATGGCGACGTTTGCAGCCGATCACGGGTCCTTTGCCGCCCGGCGCTACCTGAAGGAGGTGCTGCGTGACACCTTCCTCAAACTGGACCCGCGGCAGATGTGGCACAACCCGGTCATGTTCGTGGTGGAGATCGGCACCGTCATCACCCTGGTGCTGACCCTGACCGCCCCCACCCCCGCGGCCCGCGGCTACGACCTGGCAGTGACCCTCATCCTCATCGTCACCATCCTGTTCGCCACCTTCGCCGAGGCGTATGCGGAGGCGCGGGGCCGGGCGCAGGCTGATTACCTGCGCCGGACCAAGTCCACCACCCCTGCCAAGGTCATCGCCCCCAACGGTCAGGTGACGGTGATGGAGTCGGACAAACTGCGGCGCGGCATGCAGGTACTGGTGGAGCCGCATGACATCATCCCGGGCGACGGGGTGGTGGTGGAGGGCATGGGCTCGGTGGACGAATCCGCCATCACCGGGGAGTCCGCCCCCGTGGTCAAGGCCCGGGACGACAGCGTCACCGGCGGGACCGTACTGCTGTCCGACCGCATGATCATCGAGATCACGGTCAATCCGGGCGAATCCTTCCTCGATCGCATGATCGCCCTGGTTGAGGGTGCCCAGCGGCAGAAGACCCCTAATGAGATTGCCCTCTCGGCCCTGCTGGGGGTGCTGACCCTCATCTTTGTATTCGTGGTGGTGACCCTGGTCCCCATCGCCCGGTACTTCAGCCCCCATGCCACGCAAGTGGCGACCATGGTGGCGCTGCTGGTGTGTCTCATCCCCACCACCATCGGCGCGCTGCTCTCCGCCATCGGTATCGCCGGCATGAACCGGGTAGCGATGGTGAATGTGGTCGCCAAGTCGGGCCGGTCGGTGGAAGCGGCCGGGGATATCGATACCATCATCCTGGATAAGACGGGGACCATCACCATGGGCAACCGCATGGCCACCGAGTTCCTGCCCCTGCCCGGGGTGACCGAGGCCGAGATCGCCCACGCCGCCCTCCTGGCGTCGTTGGCTGACAATACCCCCGAAGGGCGGTCGGTGGTGGACCTGGCCAAGGAGATCCTGGACCTGCGCGATACCCCCAACGCGGAAGGGGAGCCGGTGCCCTTCTCCGCCCGTACCCGCATGAGCGGCATCGACCTGGCGGACGGCCGGCAGATCCGCAAAGGGGCGGTCAGTGCCATCCGCGCCATCGCCCAGCAGGAGCCGCCGCCGGACCTGGACCGGCTGACCGAGTCGGTGGCCCGCGAAGGGGCCACCCCGCTGGCGGTGGCGGTGGACGGGCGTGTGCTGGGGATCATCCGCCTCAAGGACGTGGTGAAGCCGGGCCTAAAGGAGCGTTTCGCCGACTTCCGGGCCATGGGCATCCGCACCGTGATGGCGACCGGGGACAACGCCATCACCGCCGCCGTCATCGCCCATGAGGCGGGGGTGGATGACTTCGTGGCCGAGGCCAAGCCGGAGGACAAGATCACCCTGATCCGCTCCGAGCAGGCCGCCGGCCGGCTGGTGGCCATGACCGGGGACGGCACCAACGATGCTCCCGCCCTGGCGCAGGCCGACGTGGGCCTGGCCATGAACGCCGGCACCATGGCCGCCAAGGAGGCAGCCAACATGATCGACCTGGAGTCCAACCCCACCAAGCTGCTGGATGTGGTGCTGGTGGGCAAACAGCTGCTCATCACCCGCGGGGCGCTGACCACCTTCTCCATCGCCAACGATATGGCCAAGTACTTCGCCATCGTGCCGGCCATGTTCGCAGCGGTGCCCTCGCTGCGGGTACTGGGGGCGCTTAACATCATGGGGCTCAAGACCCCGCACGGGGCGATCCTGTCCGCCCTCATCTTCAACGCCCTTATCATCCCCGCCCTCATTCCCTTTGCCATTCGGGGGGTGCGGTACCGGGCGGAGTCGGCGGACCGCATGCTGGCCCGCAACGTGTTCAACTGGGGCGTGCTGGGGATCATCATCCCCTTCATCGGCATCTGGGCCATCGACCATGTGCTGGGCCTGTTCGGCCTGGCCTAGGAGGAGACCATCCATGGGCAAGCTGATGCGGCCGGCTATCGGGGTCACGGTGGCGTTGTGGGTGCTGGTAGGCTTACTGTACCCGCTGGTCATGACCGGGGTGAGCAATCTGCTCTTCCCCTATCAGGCCCAGGGCAGCCCCATCTATCGGCACGGGCAGGTGGTGGCGGCCGCCCATGTGGGGCAGTACTTCGGGAATGCTGCCGGCCTCTTCTGGGGCCGCCCCTCCGCCACCGTGTCGGAGCGGACGGGCAAACCCAAGCCTTATGACGCCCTCAATTCCGGCGCCTCCAACCTGGGGCCCACCACCCTGGCCCTGATGCAGCACATCCAGGCCCGGGTGCGGCGGTTGGAGCGGACTGATCCCGGCCTTACCCCCGCCCGGATTCCGCCCGACCTGGTGGAAAGCTCCGGCTCCGGCCTCGATCCGGACATCAGTGAGCAGGCCGCCCTCATCCAGATCCCGCGGGTGGCACGGGCCACCGGCCTCTCCCGGGGCTTCCTCACCATGCTGGTGCAGGACAACGTCAAGGGCCCGCAATGGGGCCTCTTCGGTCATCCCCGGGTTAACGTGGTGGCCCTCAACCTGGAGCTGGAGCAGGCCCTGGCCCGGATCCATCCCACTGCCCGGAGATAAAAAACGGTACCCCCATTTAGTTATGGATCAGGTTGAGTAAAGCCCGGGCTCTCGAAATCTTCGCGTCGCGTTCGGCACAGCGCCAAGGATGGGCCAATCGAGCGCGATCCATCAGCGTTTAGACGACACGCTGACCCCTGGGCAGGCTACGCGTGAGCAGGTCATGAGGGGCTCATGTGCCTCTTAGACTTGGATCCCCGCTCGCGTTCTGTTCCGCCAGGACAGCCGGTACAGGGATCAGCGGGTCGACTTGCCGTAGCATGAATTGGGGCTGTGTTAACGGCGCTCGGAGGGCCTTTCGGAGATTTCGAGGCCGGATCACGAGGATTATTACCAGGGTGTCCGCGATGCTTCCACCTTATCTGGCTTTTCGGAAATTCAAGGATACAATAGAGGCTTTGGCAGCGCTGGAACAAGAACGATTGTCTCCCGCGGTTCTTACGGATACGGTAGGGAAGATGGTTTCTTCCCGTCCGTGGGATATTATTAACTCGATGAAATTCTTGGGGTTTGTTGAAGAGGATCTTACCCCAACCGAGCTTTGGCAGCAATGGGTCCGAAGTCCACAGGACCGACCAGATGTTATGTGGCGGGCATTAAAGGCGTCTTATAGACTAATTGCGGAAGGCCCGCAGGATATCGGCGAAAAGGCACTTGAGAATATTATTAATCGGTGGTCTCTTTCGGAATCTGTTCAAATACGTGCAAGACGGTTTTTAATGGAAGCCTTAAATTACGCAGCAAAAAATACCGTCAAGGGCCGTGCAATGCAATAAATGGGAAACGGACAGCGTTCAGACCGCCTAGGATTTCAAAATCCGGCGGATCCTCTTTGGAAGAGAAACTGCCTCCCGTGATTGTTGACCTGTTAAGGGAGGTTCCTCCTGTAGGCGAGGAGTGGCCAGGATTAAAGGAGTGGATGGATTTTTTTGCAATGGCTATGCGGCGATATTACGGGGACAAAAGTTAGGTTTGGTGCCATGCCGGTCTAGGCCATTTGGGAGGGACCTCGTGAGAAGGCTGAATAGCTGACCTCGTAGTCGGGACCGACCATTCGGGCGCAGAACGCGCGCTTTCGGGACTGCGGGCCTAGAGTAGCGGCAGCCTGGTACCAAGGGGCTCATTTAAGTCCTACCCCTGGAATACGATGCAGCGAACACGTAACGTTTGAGCCCCCATGCTGAACGGTGTGTTGACTCCGTACGCTCGAGTCCGGTCGGGCTGCGGTAGCCGGCGGTGTCGGGATAAAAATTAGCTGCCAGGGGCAGCTCCAGGCCCTTGTCACGATTGGGGACAGAAATCCGAAGTGGTCTTGACGCTCCTTGGCACGCCAGAATGGCGTTCTCCGGTAGTTGGTTCGAACGGTACAGTGGATGGCATACCGAACGCTGTACACGAAGGGGCTCTGATGGTGGACATTGGTCTGGCAAGCGCCGTGTTCTGGGCCGCGGGCCCCATCCTCGTTGCCTCCGTGGAGCCCAGCCTTTCTTCGGGCGCTTAGAGTGCCGGACCGCCGCCAACCGCCGGCCTGACCGGTCGTCCGCCTTGCGGACCCCCTCTGACACCGGTCAGGACTCCTTTGCTGGCGTCCGTTCCTGCGCATGATGGGCCTTTGGCGGTTCAAGCTCGCACTTCCGAGGATCGCTTTAGGGGTCGCGCAGAACTTGAGACGCCGCCCCGCCCCCCCTGCACGGGCTGGCCGGCCAGCGGGGGCCGCCCGAGGATCTCACTTGGCATCCCCTTTCCGGGAGCTGGTCTAGAGCCTGGGAGAGCACAGTTTCTATGGCAACCGTTGGAGGATCGCCGTCGCTTTGCAGGTGCCACAGCCACGGTTTTGCACCATCCTTCCGGATGACAGCATCGGGACCCCTGGATGGCTGTTTGCAAGGCGCTCTAGGGGGCAGCGCGCCAGGGCATGTGGTCCTCGACCATGGTGTCCTTGTGGCCGGTTCCGTGCCAGTTCCGGCCCCTCACCTCCCAGGAGGCAATCGGTGGCGGTCGCCACCGGATCCCGGAGCTGGGTGCCAGCGTCCACCCGCTCCTCCTGGATCCGTTCGTGAAGGGCGACCGCCTCCTTGGCGTCGGGCTCCGGTCCGCCTGCTTCATGGCACCAAACGCGGCGCGCGCGTGATCGTCCATCAGCAACCGCTTGCGGAAGGCGCTGAAGGTAGTGCCGTCCAGCCTGCGCTCGTCGACCAGCAGGTCCGGTAGGCCCTCGGCCCGGAAGCCATACCGGCAAGCTTGCTCCAAGTGCCGATCGGAAAAGTCCTGCGCTACCCCCCAGCGCAGCGCCTTCATTAGCCCTGGGCCAGATAATGGGGTCGCCCGTGGCCGTCCGTACAGCGCGGCGCATTCGGCCTCCCGGAGCTGCTGGGCCAGGAGCCGGCGCAAGGATGCGAATGGGGTCGTCCGGTCCGATCAGGGGGCGACAGCCACGCTAACGAAGTCCAGTTTGGGATCCTGACGCTGGAGCACGGGGCATGCCTCCCGCTGTGCAGGCCTGGCGGGAAACTTCGG is a genomic window containing:
- a CDS encoding protein of unknown function (Evidence 5 : Unknown function), with protein sequence MVSFGICSNTCKTVFNGSLKLRSKKYRQGPCNAINGKRTAFRPPRISKSGGSSLEEKLPPVIVDLLREVPPVGEEWPGLKEWMDFFAMAMRRYYGDKS
- a CDS encoding protein of unknown function (Evidence 5 : Unknown function), with protein sequence MSEGVRKADDRSGRRLAAVRHSKRPKKGWAPRRQRGWGPRPRTRRLPDQCPPSEPLRVQRSVCHPLYRSNQLPENAILACQGASRPLRISVPNRDKGLELPLAANFYPDTAGYRSPTGLERTESTHRSAWGLKRYVFAASYSRGRT
- a CDS encoding protein of unknown function (Evidence 5 : Unknown function), which gives rise to MRRLLAQQLREAECAALYGRPRATPLSGPGLMKALRWGVAQDFSDRHLEQACRYGFRAEGLPDLLVDERRLDGTTFSAFRKRLLMDDHARAAFGAMKQADRSPTPRRRSPFTNGSRRSGWTLAPSSGIRWRPPPIASWEVRGRNWHGTGHKDTMVEDHMPWRAAP